The Parafrankia discariae genomic sequence GGGTCGACGCCCGACACCCGCGGGCCGAAGGCGAGCTGGTCGGTGGTCACCCGGGGGATGGAGAGGCCGATCGTCCGGTAGGCGGCCTGGACGAGCGACGAGCAGTCCCATGCTCCCGGCCCGGTCGCGCCCCACACGTAGGGCTTGCCGATCTGGGAACGCATGAACTCGATCACCGGGACCAGCGCCTCGACGGACACCGTCTCCCCGGTGTCGAGGGCGTCGCCGTACACCTGGGCCTGCGCCAGGATGGTGCGCACGTAGTTGCGCGTCTCCGGGTAGGGCGGCACCCCCGCGAAGGCGAGCACGGCACCCGGCCCGGCGTTGTAGGCCGCGAGCATCTTCTCCTGCCCCGACCCCGGGACGGACGCCACCGACGCCGCCACCGCGCAGTCGTAGCGCGCCGCGGCCGGGATCGCGTCCACCGGGTTCCACACGTCGCCGGTGCCGTGCGAGGCCCAGGTGCCCGGCATGAACTGGGCGATGCCCATGGCGCCGACCGGTGACTGCGCCCGGGGGTTGAACCCGGACTCCTGGCGCAGCTGCGCCGCCAGCACCGAGGGCGTGACCTCGGGGCACCCCGCCGCGTTCGCCGCGTCGATGATCATCTGGACGTACTCCGCCGGGATGCCCTCGGAGTTGACGATCGTGCGGCTGCCGGTGTTCTGGTCGTCCAGGAACGGCGCGGCGATCAGCAGGATCAGCACGGAGATCAGCAGGAACGATCCGGCGATGGTCACGAAGCCGCCGACACCCAGCCAGACCAGCCAGCTTCTCCGCCGGCCCGATCGCCGCGCCATCCCAGCCCGCCCCCGTCCGTCCCGCCGCTACCGGCCCGGCGCGTCGCCGGCGGCGTTCGCGAGATCGGCGCCGGCGAGGCGCCAGGTGCCGTCGGTGCCGACGAGCATGGTCACCGCGGGCGTGGAGACGGTGACCTCGGGCGGCCCGTCACCGGTCACGGTCTCCCGGCGCACGTTGAGCAGGAGCGACACCTGCCCGGAGGCGGTCGTGTCCGCACCCCCGACGGGGGTCGCGGCGAGCACCGTGACGGTTGACCGCGTGCCGGCGGCGCGCAGCTCGTCCCAGGCGCGGCCGGCCTGGGGGTCGGCGGCCGGATCGCCGGCGCCGGACCCGCCGGCGTCGGATCCGTTCAGTTCCCCGGTGAAATCCGGCGTCAGACAGTCACGGGCGCGTTCGACCCCGGCTGACGGGCCGGAGTCCGTCCGGGCGTCGAACGACTGCCATTTCGTGAAGCAGTCCCGCGCCACGGAGACCGGGTCCGTGGGATCGACCGTGCCCTGAGCGTCGGCCGTCGCGGTGGCGAGCGGGGGGCCGGGTGCCTGACTGGCGCCCGGCGGAGGCCCGGTGGTCGCCGAGGGTGCTGGCGGTTGGGTGGCGTCGCCGATCGCCCCGCAACCGGCCGTGACGACTAACAGCGACGAGATCAAAATCACGGAAGCCACGGGTGCCCCCGACCGAGAGCAACCAAAGTGCCGATGCGGTGATTCTTTCTCGTGCCTGCGTGGTCTCACTCGTGGCCGTCCAACCAGTCACGGACCCGGCCACGGCGGATCCGCCACTGATGCCCGACCTTGCGCGCCGGGATCGCGCGCTCCGACAGGAGCTTGAGCACGGTGCTCTCGGACAGCCGCAGCCAGGAGACCAGCTCGTCCACGGTCAGCACGTCGTCGTCGTCCGCATGACGCGGCGGGCGGGGCGTCGTCGCAGGTGGGGCGCCCGCCGCGGCGGGCGGAGCCATCGGCTCCGCGGTCCTGGAGACGGGCCGCGCGGGCATCCGCGCCGGGCGTGACGAGGCCACCGAGAAGCCGTCCTGCACCACCCAGGGCCCCTTTCCCAGCCGGCGACCGCCGGTCGTTACGCACCGGCGAGGGAGGCTAACACCGCAATGCCCGCCCTGGCGAGTCCCAACTGGCGCTTGTCATACTTGAATGGCTCGTGTTACATCGATCCGACCGCAGCCGAGAGCAAGTAACAGTAAGTAACCGTAACTGGCACCAACTAGCCCAGACCTGCAATCAGCCCAGACCGGCCAGGAGGGCGACGGCGCGTGAGCGATGTGCCACAGGCACCGTACGGCGAGGAAGGGGACGCGCGGCCCGTTTCGTTGATAGGTGCGCGAATCCCCTCACCTACGCCTTCCGCGGCCAAGCTCCCGGCTCGCGATGGCGAGAGCGACGACCGACCGGCGGCCAGGGAAGCCCGCCGTCGGAACCGTCGGCGCGGCGGTCCCGACGATCCCTCAGCCACCGACGATGGTGACGGATCGTGGCAGGACCAAGCGTTCCATCTAGAGGATGCGGTGTCCGGCGACCCGCCATCCGCAGGCCGATCCGGCATGTCGGGGTCAGACCGGGCAGGCGTCCCCCGCGACCCCACCCCGGTGCCGCGCGAGCCCGGGCAGCGCCGAGGGCGGCGCCTGCCGCGCACGCCGCCGGCCGCCGGGCGCTCCGCCGCGCCCGGCTCACCCGTCCCGCCGAGGTCGTCCGTTCCGCCCGGAACACCGGTTCCATCGGGCCGGGCTGTTCCGCCCGGCCCGCCCGTTCCGCCCGGCGATCCGGCCCGCGGCGGCCGCGCCGTACCGTCACGTTCGCCGCGCCCCGAATCGTCCAGGGCCGCTGACCAGGCGCGGCGGCTCGACGCCGGCGCCGCGGCGGCGACCGACCCGGCCGAGGGCTCCTTCGACGGCTCCACCCCGCCGCGCCGGCCGATGCTGCGCCGGGCCGCCACGCCCCGCGCCGTCCCACCGCCGGCTCCGATGGGCCGTAAGGACCCGAGCTTCCCGCCCGCGACCTCCACCGCCGCGGCTGCCGCTGCCGCCGCGGCGGCCGGCGCGGGCACCACGACCGCTCCGGGCCACCCCGGCGGCGCGGGAACCGCCGGGGGTTCGGCCTCGTCAACCGGCTCGGGTGGGTACCCGGGCTCGGCCACGTCTGGCGGCGCGGCCCGGCCCGGTGCCAGCGGATCAACTGCCGGTGGGCCCGGTCCCGGTGCTTCCGGTGTCGGCGGGTCGGCCGCGACCCGATCCGGGAGCACGCGGTCCGGGGGGACCGGCCGGTCCGCCGGTCCAGGTGGGTCCGCCGGTCCGGCCGGGTCCGCGGTCGCCCGCGGCCCACAGCGTCCTGAGGCCCCGGAGGCGCCAGGCCGGCGCTCCGGCGGATCGGGCGGCACCAGCGCGCCCCCGCCCGGCCGCCGGCCGACGTCGGCCGGCCCGCGCCGGCCCGGCCGCCCCTCCGCACTCGCGCCCCGGACCCCCGCCACCAGCCCACCCCCGGCCGCTCCGGAGACGGACTCGACCATGTGGCCCGCCCCGTCCAGCGGTTCGTTCGGCGAGCCCACGCCGGGCGTGGGGCCTGGGCCGTACGACGCGCCCGCGCCGTACGACGGGCCGTACGACCGGTCCGATCCGCTCACGGCCGGCGAGGCCCCCGGCGGGCCGGCGGTCTCGCCGGCCACGGCGTGGCCTCCGCCCGGCTACGGGCCGGCCGACGCCTCGCCCCCGGACCCGTCACCCGGCGGCCTCCCGGTGGAGAACCGTTCGCCGGGTGCCGGCCACCCGGGCGGCGAACCGTACTACGACCCCTGGGCCCCCCAGCCGCCGGCGAGCCCGTCCCCGGCGCCAGTGGCCGAGCCTCGCGAGTCGGCCGGTGCGCCCGCGTGGGGCGCCACCGACACCTGGCAGCAGGGCGGCGAACCGACCAGCCTCGGTGAGTCGACCCGGCCGGGTGAGGCCGTCCCACCCGGCGGTCCCGCCGACGTCGACGGCCCGGCGGAGCACGCCGGGCACGGCGCGGCGGCCGGCGCGACGGAGATGGAGACAGAGACAGAGGTCGAGACCGGGACCGGGACCGGGCTTTCAGCCGCGGCCGGGCTTTCGGTCGCTGCCGAAAGCCCCGTGGAGGGCGACACCTCGCCCGCGGGCGAGGGAACACCCACGGACGCGGCCTGGGCCGATGCCGGCGTCGCGGACTCCGGGCGGACGTCCACCGCGCCCGCGCGGCCGTCGACCGAGCTCGTTCCCGCCGGTCACCTCCCGAGGCCGGGCACCGGCTCCGACCACACACCGGCGCTGCCCGGCCCGGGCCGGGGCCTGTGGCCGTGGCAGGAGCCCTGGGACGACCTCGACGACCTGGAGCCGTGGGAGGAGATCCCGCTGCGGATCACTCTCTCGGACCGGGCCGCGGTGGCTCTGCCGGGCTCGTGGCGGATCGCCGTCACCTCGTTGTTCCCCTACTCCGGCACCACCACGTTGGCCGGGGTCGTCGGTCTCACCCTGGCCGGGGTGCGGGCCGAGCCGGTGCTCGCGCTCGACCTCTACCCCGGGGCCGCCACGCCCGGTTTCGTGCCACCCACCTCGTCGGAGAGCGACGAGATCGACGAGTCCCGGGGCGACAACCTGGTCGCGCGGGTCGGTAGCCGGGGCACCACCACGGTCGCGGACATCCTCCGCCAGCGGCGTTCCGCCGCCAAGGTGACGCCCGACGAACTGCGTTCGCGCATCGGCTCCCGGCGGGCCGGCAGCGTCTTCGACCTCGACGTGCTGCCGGTCAATCGCCCGGCCGGCGACGAGGAGACCACGAACGCGCTGGTGCCGGTCGACGAGCCGGTCACCCCGGCCATGCTGCGCTCCGCCCTGGGCGCGCTTGGTCATGCCTACCCGCTGATCCTGATGGACGCCCCCGCGACCGCACCGCTGACCCCGGAGGCGATCCGCGCCGCCGACGTGATTCTCCTGGTGACCCTCGCGACCGCGTCCGATCTCGAGGCCACCCTCGCTGACCTGCGCGATCCCCAGGGGTCGCTGGCGGGGGTCGGGGTCAGCGCGCGGGAGCGCGTCCCCTCAGGCCAGGCCCCGGGCCTGCCACCGCACGAGCGGACAGGCCCCGCGGTCATCGCGGCCGTCGTGTCGCCACGCCGCGGCCGCCCGTCACCACGGACACGCACCGCCACGGCGCGGCTGGCCCGCCACGTCGACGGCATCGTCCGGGTCCCGTACGACCCACGGCTCGACCCGAGCAGGGGGACCCCGGTCCGCATCCCACGGCTGCGGTGGGCGACCCGGAGGTCCTACCTCCGGCTCGCGGCCGAGACCGTGGACGCGCTCGCCGGCATCGCCGACGCCGATGTCGGGACACCGGCCGGCGGAGAACATCCCTCCTTTCAACCGCAGTTCGAACGACCGATACGCACCGCTCCGGTGTTGCCACGCAACGCCGATACTGATCACGCAGAGGTGTCAGGCGTATCATTTGGCGACCTGCGGCACGGAAGCACACCCACGCGGGTGTCCGGGCCGGATCGTCCGGGCGGCCAACCGCCCGCAGGAAGGGAACCACGATGATCGTCGATGCAGCCGCCGCCTCAGTAGCGGCCATTCTGGCCGTGGAGGTCAACCCGGACGACACGAAGGCGCCCGGCATCAACGCCTTGAAAGACCTGGTCAACGGCCTTGCGGCCTACGCTGTGATCGCCGCCGTGGCCGCCGTGCTCCTCGGGGGAATCGCGTGGGCGCTCGGCGAACGCATGGGTCTCGACCGTGCCTCGATGGTCGGCAAGAGCGGCGTACTGGCCGGCTTCGGCCTGGCGTTCCTGGTGGGTGCCGCCGCCGCCTTCGTCAACTTTTTCCTGGCGACGGGCGCCTCCGCCTCCAACAGCACCGACGATACGAACGGCATGCGCCCGCCCGCCGTGGTCCAGACTGTCACCCCCCAGCCCGCAGAAGACATCGTCGATGACCCCGACGTGGTCCATGAGCTGCCGTCCACAGGCTTCTAAGCGGTTCCGGGGGTATCTGGGCCCCGACATTGCGATGATGACCCTGCCGACACGGGAGGGGAGTAGGCGTTGGTGAGCCTGGCAGAGTGGGCAATCAGGCGCCTGATCATCGTCATCGTCGCGACAGCCACGGTGAGCGCGGTCGGGGCCGGAGCGTTCGGCTTCTTCGTGGGGCGGAATTCATCGGACGACGGTTCCAAGGCCTCGGCCGACCCGGAGCCGACCTCCAGCGTGCCCACCGAGGCGCCCCCGACAGGGGCGCCTGACGTGGTGGTGCCGCCGAGCAGCGACGCGACGACGGCGCCCGCCGCCGACAGCCCGATCGGCGCACCCACCCGGGTCAACGAGTTCGGCGTGCCTGTCGGCTACCCCCACACAGAAGCCGGCGCAATCAGCGCCTGCGGCAACTACATCGCGGCGACCAGCATTACACGCAACCGCGAACACACAAGATCACACGACTTGATCCTTTCGATCTCAGACGAAGAGACCGCAAAGAGACTTTCTGACCTACTCGCTGAAATTGATGCGGAGACCGCTAAAAATTTTGGCGTTCCTTCCGTAATCTCTCCACAATTCACCCTGAATCATCGAGTTATTGGATATCGCGTCAGCAATTTTAGTGGCGAAGAAAGTAAAGTAGAAGTGCTTTCTGCTATCGCCGCAGGAGTAAGTGGGGCAAGCCCCGATTTGCAACCCGCCATGCATTGGGGCACCGATATATGTACGATCAACTGGGACGGCTCGGATTGGAAACTGCGCGACGTCTCAGGTGGAGTAGAAGGACACGCGATGACTGAGCGGAGTTCAGAGGCCTTCGAGCGCTTCGCTCTTTCGGGGGTGACATCATGACCGCCACTCCCACAGTGGAGATTCTGGCTGTTCCAAATCCAGTGTCTGGCATTGGCGATGCAATCGCAGGCCTCGCCGGTGGTGCGGCTGACGAGTTTTTGGGGTCGGTTGGTAAAGCCTTTTGTAACATGGCGGCCGACCTTTCATCTTCTGTCTTCAGCTTTGCGGCGCAGAAGACAGCGGTCGACCTGAACGCGCAGTACGTCGTCGACAATTACAACATCGTCTTCGGCATGTCGGTGCTGATCGTCACCGGGCTCTTCCTCTGTTCGTGCACCGTGGCGGCCCTGCGGGGTGATCCGCACGTCTTCTTCCGGGCCCTGGCCACGACCGGCACCGCGATCATCGGGTCGTTCATCGCGCTGACGCTGCTGCAGATGGTCCTCGCCGCCTCGGACGGCATGGCGGAGGCGTTCGGCGACAACAAGGCCTTGGGCGCGGACCTGGTCGGGCAGCTGCGAGAACTACCCGAACAGGGCAATTTCGCCCTCGACCTGGTGCTGTCACTGCTCGTGGCGATCTTCTCGTTCGCGCTGTTCGTGGTGCTCTACATCCGGAAGGTCGCGATCATCGTCGTGGCCGTGTTCATCCCGCTGTATCTGGCGGGCCAGCCGACGATGACGACGAGCGCCTGGATGAAGCGGGCCACCGAGATGCTGGTGGCGTTGATTTTTGCGAAGCCGGTGATCTACGCGATATTCGCCCTCGGGGCCGGCATCGCCCAGGATCCCAGTGGATCGGCCGTTGATCAGACGCTGAGCATTCTCAGTGGTGTCGTTGTGATGATCGCGGCAGTGTTCTCGCCGTTTATGCTGATGCACCTGCTCGGGTTCGCCGACGTCCAGCTGATGCGCGCGGTCGGATCGGCCGGGCGCCGTAGCGCGGCGTCGTTCGGGCACGGAGCGGGTGCTCTGCTCGGTTCCTCGTCCCGGGAGACGTTCCGTGGCATCGGCTCGCGTCTGCAGACCCGGAACCGGGGAATGCTCGGCGACGCGGGTGCCATCGCGGGCGCCGGTGTACCGACGGCCCGCCCGAGTGTTCGCCCGGGTCGCGGTGGCATCGGCTCCCCGCTCGGAGTTCCGGCCCGAGCCGCCGCGGGGGCGGCCGGCGGAACCGCGGCGGTCCGCGGCGTCCGCGCCAGGGTGAACCGTTCCGGTGCGGCCCCGGCCGTGGCCGGGGGCCGCGAGGCGGCGTCCAGCGGTACGCGGGCGACCGCTTCCGTCCGGGCTACGTCCACCGCGCGGCCCCAGACCGCGCGGGCGATCACGTCAGGTGGCGGCGGCACGGCTCGTCCGGGCACGTCCGGCGGCGGGCGCGGTACCGCGCCCGCGCCGAGCGGGTCGGCGGGCGCGGCCGGCCGGCCCCCGGTGACGCCGTCACCACCGCCGCGGGTCACCCCGCCGGCGCGTACCGGGGGTGGGTGACCAGGTCATGGCAGCTGAACGCAGCTACCGCTTCGGGCCGCTGGAGCGCGCCGGTGTGCTCCTCGGCATGCGCTGGCCTCAGCTCGCGCTCCTGATCGGCGTGATGCTCTGTGTTCTGGGAGCGCTGCGTTCGCCGTTGGTCTTCGTGCCCGTGTGGCTGCTGCTGGCCGCGGGGTTCGCCTTCGTCGCGTTCGTCCGGGTGGAGGATCGTAACCTCGACCAGTGGGTGCCGATCGTGTTCGGCTTCACGATGCAGAAGGTGACGGGCGAGACGGTGTTCCGTGGAGGCTTCTTCCGGCTCGGCCCCGGCGACGACCGGATCACCAGGACGGTCCTGCCGGGTCCGCTGTCGAATCTGGTCATGCTGTCGGTCCCGGTCGGCGGCAGTCGGTACGTGGCCGTGGTCAAGGACGTGAAGAAGCAGACGTACACCGCCGTGCTCCAGGTGAAGGGCAGCCAGTTCGCGCTGCTCGAGTCCGGGGACCAGCAGGCCCGGGTGGACGCCTGGGGCGAGCTGCTGGCCGGGCTGACCGGTGGCGGCGGCCGGCTGTCCCGCATCCAGTGGCTGGAGCGGACGCTGCCGGACTCGGGTGACCAGCTCCAGCGGCACTGGCGGGTGCGCGGCCACCACGACGACTCGTGGGCGTCGCAGGCCTACGAGCAGGTCATCGACGCGGCCGGGCCGGTGGCGCAGCGGCACGAGACCTACCTCTCCTTCCAGCTGAAGGCGAAGGACGCCCGCCGGGCGATCCAGCGCGCCGGCGGCGGTGACCAGGCCGCGTGCGCCGTCCTGCTCGGTGAGCTGCGGACCATGGAGGCGGCGCTGGCCAGGGCGTCGATCAGCACCGTCGGCTGGCTGCCGCCGCGGGCGCTGGCCGCGGTCATCCGCACCACCTACGACCCGTACTCGATCGAGATGATCGACGCGCGGGGCGGGGCGAGCACCGACCTCGCGGGTGGGCTGAAGGGCCTGCCGTCCGGCATCGACCCGGCGATCGCCGGCCCGGTCCGGACGGTCAACGCCTGGGACCACTACCGCACCGACTCCGGCTTCCACACCACGTACTGGATCAACGGCTGGCCCCGGGTCCCGTCGCCGGCCGCGTTCCTCGCGCCGCTGCTGATGGAGACCACCTGCCGGCGCACGGTGTCGCTCGTCGTGGAACCGCTGCCCGGCCGGAAGGCGGAGAAGGCGGTCAACCGG encodes the following:
- a CDS encoding C40 family peptidase, giving the protein MARRSGRRRSWLVWLGVGGFVTIAGSFLLISVLILLIAAPFLDDQNTGSRTIVNSEGIPAEYVQMIIDAANAAGCPEVTPSVLAAQLRQESGFNPRAQSPVGAMGIAQFMPGTWASHGTGDVWNPVDAIPAAARYDCAVAASVASVPGSGQEKMLAAYNAGPGAVLAFAGVPPYPETRNYVRTILAQAQVYGDALDTGETVSVEALVPVIEFMRSQIGKPYVWGATGPGAWDCSSLVQAAYRTIGLSIPRVTTDQLAFGPRVSGVDPQPGDLLFTPGSDGTALAPGHVGMYVGNGQVIAAKGARWGVVLSELSDWTTVVAVTRPLARNL
- a CDS encoding helix-turn-helix domain-containing protein is translated as MVQDGFSVASSRPARMPARPVSRTAEPMAPPAAAGAPPATTPRPPRHADDDDVLTVDELVSWLRLSESTVLKLLSERAIPARKVGHQWRIRRGRVRDWLDGHE
- a CDS encoding MinD/ParA family ATP-binding protein; the protein is MWPAPSSGSFGEPTPGVGPGPYDAPAPYDGPYDRSDPLTAGEAPGGPAVSPATAWPPPGYGPADASPPDPSPGGLPVENRSPGAGHPGGEPYYDPWAPQPPASPSPAPVAEPRESAGAPAWGATDTWQQGGEPTSLGESTRPGEAVPPGGPADVDGPAEHAGHGAAAGATEMETETEVETGTGTGLSAAAGLSVAAESPVEGDTSPAGEGTPTDAAWADAGVADSGRTSTAPARPSTELVPAGHLPRPGTGSDHTPALPGPGRGLWPWQEPWDDLDDLEPWEEIPLRITLSDRAAVALPGSWRIAVTSLFPYSGTTTLAGVVGLTLAGVRAEPVLALDLYPGAATPGFVPPTSSESDEIDESRGDNLVARVGSRGTTTVADILRQRRSAAKVTPDELRSRIGSRRAGSVFDLDVLPVNRPAGDEETTNALVPVDEPVTPAMLRSALGALGHAYPLILMDAPATAPLTPEAIRAADVILLVTLATASDLEATLADLRDPQGSLAGVGVSARERVPSGQAPGLPPHERTGPAVIAAVVSPRRGRPSPRTRTATARLARHVDGIVRVPYDPRLDPSRGTPVRIPRLRWATRRSYLRLAAETVDALAGIADADVGTPAGGEHPSFQPQFERPIRTAPVLPRNADTDHAEVSGVSFGDLRHGSTPTRVSGPDRPGGQPPAGREPR
- a CDS encoding DUF6112 family protein, with the translated sequence MIVDAAAASVAAILAVEVNPDDTKAPGINALKDLVNGLAAYAVIAAVAAVLLGGIAWALGERMGLDRASMVGKSGVLAGFGLAFLVGAAAAFVNFFLATGASASNSTDDTNGMRPPAVVQTVTPQPAEDIVDDPDVVHELPSTGF
- a CDS encoding RodZ family helix-turn-helix domain-containing protein — its product is MSLAEWAIRRLIIVIVATATVSAVGAGAFGFFVGRNSSDDGSKASADPEPTSSVPTEAPPTGAPDVVVPPSSDATTAPAADSPIGAPTRVNEFGVPVGYPHTEAGAISACGNYIAATSITRNREHTRSHDLILSISDEETAKRLSDLLAEIDAETAKNFGVPSVISPQFTLNHRVIGYRVSNFSGEESKVEVLSAIAAGVSGASPDLQPAMHWGTDICTINWDGSDWKLRDVSGGVEGHAMTERSSEAFERFALSGVTS
- a CDS encoding SCO6880 family protein; translation: MAAERSYRFGPLERAGVLLGMRWPQLALLIGVMLCVLGALRSPLVFVPVWLLLAAGFAFVAFVRVEDRNLDQWVPIVFGFTMQKVTGETVFRGGFFRLGPGDDRITRTVLPGPLSNLVMLSVPVGGSRYVAVVKDVKKQTYTAVLQVKGSQFALLESGDQQARVDAWGELLAGLTGGGGRLSRIQWLERTLPDSGDQLQRHWRVRGHHDDSWASQAYEQVIDAAGPVAQRHETYLSFQLKAKDARRAIQRAGGGDQAACAVLLGELRTMEAALARASISTVGWLPPRALAAVIRTTYDPYSIEMIDARGGASTDLAGGLKGLPSGIDPAIAGPVRTVNAWDHYRTDSGFHTTYWINGWPRVPSPAAFLAPLLMETTCRRTVSLVVEPLPGRKAEKAVNRRRMAHLGEQQMRDKVGKVTTQRDVAEADEVERREQELIAGFGAFRFHGFVTVSADDLDSLADACGEAETLASRSRLEMVRLVGEQDQGFSVGALPLAVGVA